The following coding sequences are from one Capsicum annuum cultivar UCD-10X-F1 chromosome 3, UCD10Xv1.1, whole genome shotgun sequence window:
- the LOC107863520 gene encoding leucine-rich repeat receptor-like protein kinase TDR, with translation MKQHSLPLFLITFFFFLTRISLVFSITSSNLPLQLISLLTLKSSFHDQQNTFNDWDPTLAFSRPGSHIWCSWSGIKCDKKTNQITSLDLSRRNLSGTIPSDIINLVHLHHLNLSGNAFDGPLQTVIFEFPFLKTLDISHNNFNSTFPSGVSRLKSLTHLNAYSNNFTGPLPEEVVQLPNLEYLNFGGSYFIGEIPKSYGGLTKLKFLHLSGNCLTGPVLPELGFLKQLEHMEIGYQNFTGFVPDEFSFLSNLNYLDISQASLSGNLPVGLGNLTKLETLLLFKNHLFGPIPLSFAKLTSLKSLDLSDNNLSGTIPEGISGLKELTLLHLMNNKLTGEIPQGIGELPNLELLSLWNNSLTGILPQKLGSNAKLQQLDVSSNNLSGPIPPNLCLSENLVKLIMFSNQFIGELPSSLANCTALVRCRIQNNRLNGSIPLGFGFLPNLSYLDLSKNNFSGPIPSDFGNSVKVDYLNISENSFNSELPDNIWSSLTLQIFSASYSGLVGNIPNFKGCRAFYTIELEGNNLTGSIPWDIEHCEKLVCMNFRRNLLTGIIPWEISAIPSISEVDLSHNFLTGTIPSHFANSSTLESFNVSYNQLTGPVPSSGSIFSSLHSSNFIGNEGLCGTVLQKPCRTDGLEAGAMEVKPQPKKTAGAIVWIMAAAFGIGLFVLIAGSRCFQANYSRRFSADREVGPWKLTAFQRLNFTAHDVLECLTMTDKILGMGSTGTVYKAEMPGGETIAVKKLWGKHKEAIRQRRGVLAEVDVLGNVRHRNIVRLLGCCNNNECTMLLYEYMPNGSLDDLLHGKNKDANLVADWLTRYKIALGVAHGICYLHHDCDPVIVHRDLKPSNILLDGELEARVADFGVAKLIQCDESMSVIAGSYGYIAPEYAYTLQVDEKSDIYSYGVVLMEILSGKRSVEPEFGDGNSIVDWVKSKIKIKNGINDVLDKSAGASCISVKEEMMLLLRVALLCTSRNPADRPSMRDVISMLQEAKPKRKLPGTVGAGENAIAAIPLAQKASVEC, from the exons ATGAAACAACACTCCCTTCCTCTCTTTCTTAttacatttttcttcttcttaacaaGAATTTCACTTGTTTTCTCCATTACTAGTTCAAATCTTCCTCTACAACTCATTTCTCTTTTGACATTAAAGTCCTCTTTCCATGATCAACAGAACACCTTCAATGACTGGGATCCCACTCTTGCCTTCTCTAGACCAGGTTCTCACATTTGGTGCTCATGGTCTGGCATCAAATGTGACAAGAAAACTAACCAAATCACCTCACTTGATCTTTCAAGGCGCAATCTTTCTGGTACAATTCCATCAGATATCATAAACCTTGTACACCTTCACCACCTGAATTTGAGTGGAAATGCTTTTGACGGTCCTCTCCAAACAGTCATTTTTGAATTCCCTTTCCTCAAGACTCTTGATATTAGTCACAACAACTTTAATTCAACGTTTCCCTCTGGTGTATCAAGACTCAAGTCTTTAACACACCTAAATGCTTATAGTAACAATTTTACCGGCCCTTTGCCGGAAGAAGTTGTTCAGCTCCCCAATCTTGAGTACCTTAACTTTGGTGGAAGCTATTTCATAGGTGAAATTCCGAAAAGTTATGGTGGCTTAACAAAGCTGAAGTTTTTGCACTTGTCTGGAAATTGTTTGACTGGTCCTGTTTTGCCTGAGTTGGGTTTCTTGAAACAACTTGAACATATGGAGATTGGTTACCAGAACTTCACTGGTTTTGTCCCTGatgaattttcttttttgtcaaATTTAAACTATCTTGATATCTCCCAAGCAAGCCTTTCTGGTAATCTTCCTGTTGGGCTAGGCAACTTGACAAAGCTTGAAACTCTGCTTCTATTCAAGAACCACTTGTTTGGTCCAATTCCGCTGTCTTTTGCCAAATTGACATCGCTGAAATCATTGGACTTATCGGACAACAATCTTTCTGGAACAATCCCGGAAGGAATTTCAGGATTGAAGGAGCTTACCCTCTTGCATTTGATGAACAATAAGTTAACAGGTGAAATCCCACAAGGCATTGGTGAGCTTCCTAATCTTGAATTATTGTCTCTATGGAATAACTCACTCACTGGGATTTTACCGCAGAAGTTGGGTTCAAATGCAAAGCTGCAACAACTTGATGTTTCTTCAAACAATCTCTCAGGTCCCATTCCACCAAATCTCTGTCTAAGCGAAAACTTAGTTAAACTCATCATGTTCTCAAACCAGTTTATTGGTGAGCTCCCTTCTTCCTTAGCAAATTGCACTGCATTGGTCCGGTGTAGAATTCAAAACAACAGACTCAACGGTTCAATACCATTAGGCTTTGGTTTTTTGCCGAATTTATCCTACTTGGACTTGAGTAAAAATAATTTCTCTGGTCCAATTCCAAGTGATTTTGGGAATTCCGTTAAAGTGGATTATTTGAACATATCGGAGAATTCATTCAACAGTGAGTTGCCAGATAATATCTGGAGTTCGCTAACTCTGCAAATCTTTTCAGCCAGTTATAGTGGCCTTGTCGGGAATATCCCAAACTTCAAAGGGTGTCGAGCTTTCTACACCATCGAGCTGGAAGGAAACAATCTTACAGGAAGCATTCCATGGGATATTGAGCATTGTGAGAAGCTCGTTTGCATGAATTTTCGACGAAATTTGCTCACGGGTATCATTCCGTGGGAAATATCTGCAATTCCTTCAATATCAGAGGTTGATTTGTCTCACAATTTTCTCACTGGAACCATTCCTTCACATTTTGCCAATTCCAGTACATTAGAAAGCTTCAATGTATCCTACAATCAGCTCACTGGTCCAGTGCCTTCTTCAGGCTCAATTTTCTCCAGCCTACATTCTTCCAACTTCATCGGCAACGAAGGCCTATGTGGTACTGTACTTCAAAAGCCTTGCAGGACCGACGGACTCGAAGCAGGAGCAATGGAAGTTAAGCCACAGCCCAAAAAGACAGCCGGCGCAATTGTCTGGATTATGGCAGCAGCATTCGGTATCGGGTTGTTCGTACTTATCGCTGGCAGCCGATGTTTCCAGGCAAATTACAGTCGTCGATTTTCAGCTGACAGAGAAGTTGGCCCGTGGAAATTAACCGCATTTCAGAGATTGAACTTCACGGCGCATGATGTACTGGAGTGCTTGACAATGACAGACAAGATCCTCGGAATGGGTTCAACAGGGACAGTGTACAAGGCCGAAATGCCTGGTGGTGAAACCATAGCGGTGAAAAAGCTATGGGGAAAACACAAGGAGGCAATCAGGCAAAGGCGAGGCGTCTTAGCTGAGGTTGATGTGTTAGGCAACGTGAGGCACAGGAACATCGTGAGATTGTTAGGCTGTTGCAACAACAATGAGTGCACGATGTTGCTGTATGAGTACATGCCCAATGGTAGTCTAGACGATTTGTTGCATGGTAAGAACAAGGATGCTAATTTGGTGGCTGATTGGCTTACTAGGTACAAAATTGCACTTGGGGTGGCTCATGGAATTTGCTATCTTCATCATGATTGTGATCCTGTTATTGTTCATCGTGATCTTAAGCCTAGTAATATTCTTCTAGACGGTGAATTGGAGGCTAGAGTGGCTGATTTTGGTGTTGCCAAGTTGATTCAGTGTGACGAATCTATGTCGGTGATTGCTGGATCTTATGGCTACATTGCACCTG AATATGCATACACATTGCAAGTTGACGAGAAGAGTGACATTTACAGCTACGGAGTTGTGTTAATGGAGATTTTATCAGGGAAAAGATCGGTGGAACCAGAATTTGGCGATGGAAATAGCATTGTGGATTGGGTTAAGTCCAAGATCAAGATTAAAAATGGCATAAATGATGTGTTGGATAAAAGTGCTGGCGCTTCATGTATTTCGGTGAAGGAGGAAATGATGTTGTTGCTGAGGGTCGCATTGCTCTGCACTAGCCGGAACCCGGCAGACAGGCCGTCGATGAGGGATGTTATATCTATGTTGCAAGAGGCTAAGCCCAAGAGGAAGTTGCCTGGTACAGTGGGTGCGGGTGAGAATGCAATTGCTGCAATTCCTTTGGCTCAAAAGGCATCCGTGGAGTGTTGA